In one Methylocaldum szegediense genomic region, the following are encoded:
- the csm3 gene encoding type III-A CRISPR-associated RAMP protein Csm3: MKLTAIQKLTGTLELISGLHIGSGNNEMRIGGTDNPVLKHPLTLEPYIPGSSIKGKIRSLLEWELGVVGITNGEPLSFRHIAQLSGAQQVQAKNILRLFGGAPEGANHNDDLVREIGPTRLSFWDCALDRTWVEEMGSSNLLLTETKMENMIDRIRGVAEHPRNTERVPAQARFDFNLTIRVHDDEDLLPTVWRGLKLLELTGLGGSGSRGYGKIKFTRLELEDQDVLKKLSEIKFSQVA; this comes from the coding sequence ATGAAACTCACCGCTATCCAAAAACTCACTGGCACCCTTGAACTCATTTCCGGCCTCCATATCGGTTCCGGGAATAACGAAATGCGCATCGGCGGCACCGATAACCCGGTGTTGAAGCATCCTCTCACGCTCGAGCCCTATATCCCCGGCTCCAGCATCAAAGGGAAAATCCGTAGCCTTTTGGAATGGGAACTTGGGGTTGTAGGAATCACGAATGGCGAGCCACTGAGCTTTAGACATATTGCCCAACTATCCGGAGCCCAGCAGGTTCAAGCCAAAAACATACTTCGCCTGTTCGGCGGCGCACCTGAAGGCGCTAACCACAACGACGACCTGGTGCGTGAAATCGGTCCGACCCGGTTATCGTTCTGGGACTGTGCTCTAGACAGAACTTGGGTTGAGGAAATGGGCAGCAGCAACCTGCTCCTGACCGAAACCAAAATGGAAAACATGATCGACCGCATCCGCGGCGTGGCGGAACATCCTCGCAATACCGAACGGGTCCCCGCACAGGCGCGCTTCGATTTCAATCTGACAATCCGCGTCCATGACGACGAGGATCTGCTGCCGACCGTGTGGCGCGGGCTCAAGTTGCTCGAACTCACCGGACTCGGCGGTTCCGGCTCGAGGGGCTACGGCAAGATCAAGTTCACGCGGCTGGAATTGGAAGACCAGGACGTCCTGAAAAAGCTCAGCGAGATCAAATTCAGTCAGGTCGCATGA
- the csm2 gene encoding type III-A CRISPR-associated protein Csm2, with protein MGLFAFSTTPPRCTCQTEPFDICNPSIDLYDKTARQLAEELKDPELLTEDKKSRQWRVKRDDKANKPTQLRKFYDELCMWEQKARDVESFGKMLPFIKMMNAKVAYARGRELVDDKFVTWFSTCMDQIKDSSEAGLSAFRNFRTHFEAFLGFFKQARPN; from the coding sequence ATGGGTCTTTTTGCATTCAGCACCACTCCACCAAGATGCACTTGCCAGACGGAGCCGTTCGACATCTGCAACCCGAGTATCGACCTGTACGACAAAACCGCTCGGCAGCTTGCGGAAGAGTTGAAGGATCCGGAACTTCTCACCGAGGACAAGAAATCCCGGCAATGGCGGGTAAAGCGAGACGACAAGGCGAATAAACCCACTCAGCTCAGGAAATTTTATGACGAGCTTTGCATGTGGGAACAAAAAGCGCGCGACGTCGAAAGCTTCGGAAAAATGCTGCCGTTTATCAAAATGATGAACGCCAAAGTTGCCTATGCCAGAGGTCGAGAATTGGTAGACGACAAATTTGTTACGTGGTTTTCCACTTGCATGGATCAAATCAAGGATTCGAGCGAGGCCGGACTATCGGCATTCCGAAATTTTCGTACGCACTTCGAAGCGTTTCTCGGGTTCTTTAAACAAGCCCGGCCAAATTAG
- the cas10 gene encoding type III-A CRISPR-associated protein Cas10/Csm1, with amino-acid sequence MNSERLEASARVALAAFLHDLGKFAERARIPEAMQKTDKDSTRRDINVQLYCPHFQNRATHIHAAYTAIAFDLLERHMPALVGRDMTPFASWSEENADDSLINAAARHHRPDSLLQWIIATADRLASGFERDEFDNYNASSDETEYRKNHYTARQWTLLEQIRLDETAPEKLPRWRYPLKPLSPKGIFPVQAADYEKDDNAAAQGEYQKLWDQFKAAMEEIPEAHRNSLPLWLDHFDSLWLAFTHAIPSATVGKVRPDVSLYDHSKTTAALAVALWRYHDDQKHGGGATRRELAAMWDRQRAESEEARKAWDEPKFLLIQGDFFGIQDFIFATGGETQKRAAKLLRGRSFYVSLLNELAALKVLEALDLPSTSQVVNAAGKCLIVAPNTPEIVEKLKVVQTELDDWFLAHTYGQSGAGLAWLPAASRDFRHGAGQDSPFRDLMKRLFEQLDEAKLRRFGLCGDTPAPAVFAGFLNAFDINKGACAIDGRSPACRPLEEGKDVHVSALAYDQIMTGHYLATQDRLLVTRRPIEPLRPGQKLNRLELSIFGYHILFTRSKEATGDFGGEARSGNLARAWDFSLPESADAPLWDGYARRYINAYVPRFDETNAWEAERYEGIENPEDFDPHPEEIKTLNHLARDDRRLDQDGNWIGAEALMTLKGDVDNLGTIFQKGLERPTFAKMAGLSRQMNAFFAVYLPWLCAQGTENGVRRYRNTYTVFAGGDDFFLIGPWHSTLKLAQRMKADFADYVAGNPDIHFSAGLSMTKPGLPIRHLARLAEEALDDAKSSNPDNRKSPPKNAVTCFGHTVSWVHFDSLMEREAGLTRLAKDEALSTGYLYGLLHLTDMAAKVGEKPENALWHAYFAYRTRRQAESRIRGGDDRQETERKRRAWQGLLAEEIARLGIEQHGAAYKIALFTHLYQQRD; translated from the coding sequence ATGAATTCCGAACGACTGGAAGCCTCGGCCCGTGTGGCCCTGGCAGCGTTTCTGCACGACTTGGGGAAATTCGCGGAGCGTGCCCGCATTCCTGAAGCGATGCAGAAAACCGATAAAGACAGTACGCGCCGCGACATCAACGTTCAGCTTTATTGTCCTCACTTCCAAAACCGTGCGACCCATATCCACGCGGCCTATACCGCGATCGCCTTCGATTTGCTGGAGCGCCACATGCCGGCGCTGGTCGGTCGGGATATGACGCCGTTCGCGTCCTGGAGCGAAGAGAACGCGGACGATTCGCTGATCAACGCCGCCGCGCGCCATCATAGGCCGGACAGCCTTTTGCAATGGATCATCGCTACGGCAGATCGTCTTGCTTCTGGTTTCGAGCGGGATGAGTTCGACAACTACAACGCCTCGTCGGATGAGACCGAATACCGCAAAAACCACTATACCGCCCGGCAATGGACGCTCTTGGAACAGATCCGTCTGGACGAAACCGCGCCGGAAAAACTGCCGCGCTGGCGCTATCCCTTGAAGCCGCTTTCACCGAAAGGCATTTTCCCCGTGCAGGCGGCGGACTACGAAAAAGACGACAATGCCGCCGCGCAAGGCGAATACCAAAAGCTTTGGGATCAATTCAAGGCCGCCATGGAGGAGATACCGGAGGCGCACCGGAACAGCCTTCCGCTCTGGCTGGATCATTTCGATAGCCTCTGGCTCGCTTTCACCCATGCGATTCCGTCAGCGACCGTGGGCAAGGTCCGACCGGATGTATCGCTTTACGACCATTCCAAAACCACCGCGGCCCTGGCAGTCGCACTCTGGCGCTACCATGACGACCAAAAACACGGCGGCGGAGCCACGCGACGCGAACTGGCCGCCATGTGGGATAGGCAACGGGCGGAGAGCGAAGAAGCCCGCAAAGCTTGGGACGAGCCCAAATTCCTCCTCATTCAGGGGGATTTCTTCGGCATCCAGGATTTCATCTTCGCCACCGGCGGCGAAACCCAGAAGCGCGCCGCGAAGCTCTTGCGCGGAAGGTCTTTCTACGTCTCGCTGCTCAACGAACTGGCGGCCTTGAAAGTGCTGGAAGCGCTCGACCTTCCCTCCACGAGCCAAGTCGTCAATGCCGCCGGCAAGTGTCTCATCGTGGCCCCGAACACGCCGGAGATCGTCGAGAAACTCAAGGTCGTCCAGACCGAACTTGACGACTGGTTTCTGGCCCATACCTACGGTCAATCCGGCGCCGGGCTGGCCTGGCTGCCCGCGGCGAGCCGAGATTTTCGACATGGCGCCGGACAGGACAGCCCGTTCCGAGACCTGATGAAACGCCTGTTCGAGCAGCTGGACGAAGCCAAGCTGCGCCGCTTCGGACTATGCGGAGACACACCTGCGCCGGCTGTCTTCGCCGGATTTCTTAATGCTTTCGACATCAACAAAGGCGCTTGCGCGATCGACGGCCGTTCGCCGGCATGTCGTCCGCTGGAGGAAGGCAAGGATGTCCATGTCTCGGCTCTCGCCTACGATCAGATCATGACCGGTCATTACCTGGCCACCCAGGATCGCTTGCTCGTCACTCGCCGGCCGATCGAGCCGCTGCGACCGGGGCAGAAACTGAACCGCCTGGAACTTTCCATTTTCGGCTATCACATCCTGTTCACCCGCTCGAAAGAGGCCACCGGAGATTTCGGCGGGGAGGCACGGTCCGGCAACCTGGCGCGCGCCTGGGACTTCTCTCTGCCCGAATCGGCCGACGCGCCGTTGTGGGACGGCTATGCCCGGCGCTACATCAATGCCTATGTGCCGCGCTTCGACGAAACCAATGCCTGGGAAGCGGAGCGTTACGAAGGCATCGAAAATCCGGAGGACTTCGATCCCCATCCGGAAGAGATCAAGACCCTGAACCACCTGGCGCGTGACGACCGCCGCCTGGATCAAGACGGGAACTGGATCGGCGCGGAGGCCCTGATGACGCTGAAAGGCGATGTGGACAACCTCGGCACGATTTTCCAGAAAGGGCTGGAACGGCCCACATTCGCCAAAATGGCGGGATTGTCGCGGCAGATGAATGCTTTCTTCGCCGTCTATCTGCCCTGGCTGTGCGCGCAGGGTACGGAGAATGGTGTCCGGCGTTACCGCAACACCTACACCGTCTTCGCGGGCGGAGACGATTTCTTTCTCATCGGCCCTTGGCACTCGACCTTGAAACTGGCCCAACGCATGAAAGCGGATTTTGCCGATTATGTGGCCGGAAACCCGGATATTCACTTTTCGGCCGGGCTATCCATGACGAAACCCGGTTTGCCCATCCGTCATCTGGCTCGGCTGGCCGAGGAAGCGCTGGACGACGCCAAATCGTCCAATCCCGACAATCGGAAGTCGCCGCCCAAGAATGCCGTCACCTGCTTCGGGCATACGGTCTCGTGGGTGCACTTCGACAGCCTCATGGAACGGGAAGCGGGGCTCACGCGCCTGGCGAAAGACGAGGCATTGTCGACAGGCTACCTCTACGGACTGCTGCACCTCACGGACATGGCGGCGAAAGTCGGAGAGAAACCGGAGAACGCCCTTTGGCACGCCTACTTCGCTTATCGCACCCGCCGTCAGGCGGAAAGCCGCATCCGGGGCGGCGACGACCGTCAGGAGACCGAACGCAAACGCCGCGCCTGGCAGGGATTGTTAGCCGAAGAAATCGCACGCTTAGGCATAGAGCAACACGGGGCAGCCTACAAGATCGCCCTCTTTACCCATTTGTATCAGCAACGTGACTAA
- a CDS encoding Uma2 family endonuclease, whose amino-acid sequence MNWQDICDNPLFKDLPFKFETDRWGHIVMSPATNKRSWLQGEILGLLRQHLPNGRVLPECSIQTSDGVKVADVVWASPEFFERHGLTHPYPEAPEIVIEVLSPSNGLAEMEEKKELYFARGAREFWVCQDDGKMLFYNNHARLERSSLAPNFPIHIELPV is encoded by the coding sequence ATGAACTGGCAAGACATCTGCGACAATCCGTTGTTCAAGGACCTTCCTTTCAAATTCGAAACCGACCGCTGGGGGCATATCGTCATGAGTCCCGCCACGAACAAGCGCTCCTGGCTACAAGGCGAGATTTTGGGCCTACTCAGGCAACATCTGCCTAATGGGCGGGTGTTGCCTGAGTGCAGCATACAGACCTCCGACGGCGTGAAAGTAGCCGACGTAGTTTGGGCAAGCCCCGAGTTCTTTGAACGGCATGGTCTGACCCATCCATACCCGGAAGCCCCAGAGATCGTGATCGAAGTACTTTCACCCTCAAACGGCTTAGCCGAAATGGAAGAAAAGAAGGAGCTTTATTTCGCTCGCGGCGCACGCGAATTCTGGGTGTGCCAGGACGACGGCAAGATGCTGTTCTACAACAACCATGCCAGGCTCGAACGCAGCTCCCTTGCGCCCAACTTTCCGATCCACATTGAATTACCCGTATGA
- a CDS encoding GIY-YIG nuclease family protein, which yields MPESSVQDGRPDTASTSNTRFLGTNGLDMDKQPCVYMLASRRNGTLYVGVTSNLVGRVFQHRNGLVEGFTKKYGVHMLVWFELHERMESAILREKRIKKWPRAAKIGLIEASNPEWRDLWTDLTGGS from the coding sequence ATGCCGGAATCCAGCGTCCAGGATGGCAGGCCCGATACGGCATCGACGTCGAATACGCGATTTCTCGGAACAAATGGCCTTGATATGGACAAACAACCTTGCGTTTACATGCTCGCGAGCCGTCGCAACGGAACCCTGTATGTTGGCGTAACTTCGAACCTTGTCGGACGAGTTTTCCAACATCGAAACGGCCTTGTGGAAGGCTTTACCAAGAAATACGGGGTTCACATGTTGGTATGGTTCGAGCTGCACGAACGAATGGAAAGCGCCATTCTCCGGGAAAAGCGGATCAAGAAATGGCCTCGGGCAGCGAAGATCGGATTGATTGAAGCGAGTAATCCGGAATGGCGCGATTTATGGACAGATTTAACTGGCGGTTCCTGA
- the csm4 gene encoding type III-A CRISPR-associated RAMP protein Csm4, whose product MNLIRLTITPRTAFGTRPMGDTLFGQLCWALRNRHGEDRLVECLQGYTEGRPYAVVSDAFPGGHLPRPTLPNHWFAAVESADRKQVKKRVWLPKEDLSTPVENWLNVCKTAADIPGAEPHSRPQPHNSINRATGTTGTGQFAPYSMSQLWYGTKKSESNVQPNLDIYVVLDETRLSREELKRLFQDMGEFGFGRDATIGLGKFELAGIEPDALPDQADANAWLTLAPSAPQGLELDAERSFYQTFTRFGRHGDIGVHLGNPFKTPVLLAQTGAVLTPKRFHPAPFVGQGLGGNGQLTKIRSLQGTVHQGYAPAVGIRLPERNAR is encoded by the coding sequence ATGAACCTCATCCGCTTGACGATCACGCCCCGGACCGCGTTTGGTACGCGGCCTATGGGCGACACCCTTTTCGGCCAGTTGTGCTGGGCCTTGCGCAATCGCCATGGCGAAGACCGACTGGTCGAATGCCTTCAGGGCTATACTGAAGGCCGCCCCTACGCCGTCGTTTCGGATGCCTTTCCGGGCGGCCACTTACCTCGCCCCACATTGCCGAACCACTGGTTTGCGGCAGTCGAAAGCGCCGATCGCAAACAAGTAAAGAAACGGGTTTGGCTACCCAAAGAAGATCTGTCCACGCCGGTCGAAAACTGGCTGAACGTCTGCAAGACCGCTGCGGACATTCCCGGGGCCGAACCTCACAGCCGGCCGCAACCTCACAACAGTATCAACCGAGCCACGGGCACCACCGGAACCGGACAGTTCGCTCCCTATTCCATGAGTCAGCTCTGGTACGGCACAAAAAAATCTGAAAGCAATGTTCAGCCAAACCTAGACATCTATGTCGTGCTCGACGAAACCCGATTGTCACGGGAAGAGCTGAAGCGCTTGTTCCAGGACATGGGTGAATTCGGATTCGGCCGTGACGCAACCATCGGTCTCGGCAAGTTCGAGCTAGCCGGAATCGAGCCGGATGCCCTACCCGACCAGGCGGATGCCAACGCGTGGTTGACGCTCGCCCCCAGCGCACCCCAAGGCTTGGAACTCGACGCGGAACGAAGCTTCTATCAAACCTTCACCCGCTTCGGCCGTCATGGCGACATCGGCGTACACCTTGGAAATCCGTTCAAAACGCCCGTGTTGTTGGCGCAAACCGGAGCGGTACTGACGCCGAAACGATTTCATCCGGCCCCGTTCGTCGGCCAGGGGCTAGGAGGCAACGGCCAGTTGACCAAGATCCGCTCCCTACAGGGTACCGTACATCAAGGCTACGCACCCGCCGTAGGTATTCGGCTACCGGAAAGGAATGCAAGATGA
- the cas6 gene encoding CRISPR system precrRNA processing endoribonuclease RAMP protein Cas6: MSSASRLPILPLAVFRCHFETTEPLRLPAYPGSAWRGALGHALKRTVCVVRGTDCPSCLLYRSCVFPYVFETPPPPDSEKMRRYATAPHPFALRIDPRPNGLPYRLGLTLFGRADRHLPYFIHALDQAGKTGLGRASQAFELIKVEQAEATENPIVYEPGQPLRMTPARTPAIPALPERFEIRLETPLRLKREDHLVTPAQFRFGDLFGPLLRRLSMLTYFHTDTPLEVDFAALAQSARNVPVHEPKLRWHDWTRYSSRQQTTMQMGGLLGRFELRGEEVEPFWPYLWLGQWTHVGKGATMGLGRYRIHAASLPEPLTDY; the protein is encoded by the coding sequence ATGTCCTCAGCCTCCCGCTTACCGATCCTGCCCCTGGCGGTGTTCCGCTGCCATTTCGAAACCACCGAACCGCTCCGCCTCCCCGCCTATCCCGGGTCCGCCTGGCGCGGTGCCCTCGGCCATGCGCTCAAGCGCACGGTGTGCGTGGTGCGGGGCACGGACTGTCCGTCCTGTCTACTGTACCGAAGCTGCGTCTTCCCCTACGTGTTCGAAACCCCGCCGCCGCCCGACAGCGAAAAAATGCGGCGCTACGCTACGGCACCGCACCCCTTCGCGCTGCGCATCGACCCGCGACCCAATGGCTTGCCCTACCGCCTCGGGTTGACTTTGTTCGGACGCGCCGACCGCCATCTTCCCTACTTCATCCATGCCCTGGACCAGGCCGGCAAAACGGGCCTCGGCCGCGCTTCGCAAGCCTTCGAACTGATCAAGGTGGAGCAGGCCGAGGCAACGGAAAATCCGATCGTCTACGAGCCCGGCCAGCCCTTGCGGATGACACCCGCCCGAACACCGGCTATACCTGCCCTCCCCGAACGTTTCGAAATCCGCCTCGAAACCCCGTTGCGACTGAAACGGGAGGACCACCTCGTCACGCCCGCGCAATTCCGTTTCGGTGATCTATTCGGCCCTCTGCTGCGGAGGCTGTCCATGCTGACCTACTTCCACACCGATACCCCGCTGGAGGTCGACTTCGCTGCCCTCGCCCAAAGCGCGCGCAACGTGCCGGTGCATGAGCCCAAGCTCCGCTGGCACGACTGGACGCGCTATTCCTCGCGCCAGCAAACCACCATGCAGATGGGTGGGCTTCTCGGCCGCTTCGAACTGCGCGGCGAGGAGGTCGAGCCGTTCTGGCCCTACCTCTGGCTGGGTCAATGGACTCACGTAGGCAAGGGCGCCACCATGGGACTCGGCCGCTACCGCATCCACGCCGCAAGCTTGCCGGAACCCCTGACCGACTACTAG
- the csm6 gene encoding CRISPR-associated ring nuclease Csm6: protein MSYPRRILLVITGLTPQVVTETLFALSQEEPESLPTEIHVLSTAEGVERARLMLFSDEPGWFHRLCKDYRLPPIRFSVDSLHTLTDADGHPLTDIRSGADNTAAADGITEWVRRLTEDDDTQLHVSLAGGRKTLGFFAGYALSLYGRPQDRLSHVLVDAPFESHPGFFYPTPYSHVIYASPPDQKPLDTQNAVVTLANIPFVRLRHGLPEALLKGRSSFSATVRAAQTALGPARLDIDLSARTVTAGGIEIPFPPAELAFYAWLARRAQQGLDPIPCPSPSLPDYPNQAYAEEYRREYHTILGELGDADRVVEGLRYGMDKNYFERRKSRVNRMLRDALGAAAAAYEIKGFGRRPRTTYGLSLSAHQIDFCA from the coding sequence ATGAGCTACCCTCGACGAATTTTGCTCGTCATTACCGGCTTGACGCCCCAAGTTGTGACTGAAACCCTGTTTGCCCTCTCGCAGGAGGAGCCCGAATCGCTTCCCACCGAGATTCACGTCCTCTCTACCGCCGAAGGCGTGGAGCGAGCGCGCCTGATGCTGTTCAGCGACGAACCCGGCTGGTTTCATCGCTTGTGCAAGGATTACCGGCTGCCGCCGATTCGGTTCAGCGTGGATAGCTTGCACACCTTAACCGATGCTGACGGCCATCCGCTGACCGATATCCGCAGCGGCGCGGATAACACCGCGGCCGCAGACGGCATCACCGAATGGGTGCGCCGCCTCACCGAGGACGACGATACCCAGTTGCACGTGTCGCTCGCCGGCGGCCGAAAAACCCTCGGGTTCTTCGCGGGCTACGCCCTCTCGCTGTACGGACGCCCGCAGGATCGGCTCTCCCACGTCCTGGTCGACGCGCCGTTCGAGTCGCACCCCGGTTTTTTCTACCCCACGCCGTATTCCCACGTGATCTACGCCTCGCCGCCCGATCAAAAGCCGCTCGACACCCAAAACGCCGTCGTCACCCTGGCCAACATCCCTTTCGTGCGCCTCCGCCACGGCCTGCCCGAGGCGCTGCTCAAAGGCCGCAGCAGTTTCTCGGCGACCGTGCGCGCTGCCCAAACCGCCCTGGGACCCGCGCGCCTCGACATCGATCTCTCCGCGCGCACCGTGACCGCCGGCGGCATCGAGATTCCCTTTCCACCCGCTGAGCTCGCTTTCTACGCCTGGCTCGCCCGGCGCGCGCAGCAAGGCCTCGATCCGATTCCGTGTCCATCGCCTTCCCTACCGGATTATCCGAACCAGGCCTACGCCGAAGAATATCGCCGGGAATACCACACTATCCTCGGCGAGCTCGGCGATGCTGACCGCGTGGTGGAAGGGCTCCGCTACGGGATGGACAAGAATTATTTCGAGCGCCGCAAAAGCCGGGTGAACCGGATGCTGCGGGATGCTCTGGGGGCGGCAGCTGCCGCTTATGAGATCAAAGGTTTCGGTCGACGCCCCAGGACGACGTATGGTCTGAGCCTGTCGGCCCACCAGATTGACTTTTGTGCTTGA
- a CDS encoding Uma2 family endonuclease, whose translation MQTANGIKVADVVWASRDFLARNGDASPYLEAREIVVEVLSPSNGLAEMEEKKELYFARGAREFWVCQEGEMLFYNNHTRLERSTLGPDFPTRVELPA comes from the coding sequence GTGCAAACCGCCAACGGTATAAAAGTCGCCGACGTTGTTTGGGCGAGCCGGGACTTTCTGGCTCGCAACGGCGATGCCAGTCCCTATCTCGAGGCCCGTGAAATCGTGGTCGAAGTGCTTTCGCCATCGAACGGCCTGGCCGAAATGGAAGAAAAGAAGGAACTTTATTTCGCCCGTGGCGCGCGCGAATTCTGGGTGTGCCAAGAAGGTGAAATGCTGTTCTACAATAACCACACCCGGCTCGAACGCAGCACCCTCGGGCCCGACTTTCCAACCCGTGTCGAGTTACCCGCATGA
- a CDS encoding RAMP superfamily CRISPR-associated protein, with protein sequence MSTFASYRLHITPLSPVHIGTGESYEPTNYVIDDGVLHEFDTGAAMAAFSAEDRKELLTIANRKPNEDMIKSLQSFFYQRRNILKAWAVNAIPVLPGVAQLYAARVGQTANREANGKQVLNRLEIDRTGYNPITRKPILFGSSLKGAIRTALLNRENNEQPAAEKKGLHPFQGRLFRYYDAENGKLYLERDPMRLFQISDAHWKQEPDLPAAQIHLAVNRKRAAVVDEKGQLRESMAEKKQLYQILECVPAWYYRAFTAQINLRDVNSLGDLQNLPNRNLRYSMQTIAGSCNAFYQDILTAEIKQLNERGYLSTHWAQGVLRVFEVAKDKLRRGEAFLLRVGRHSGAESVTVSGTRNIRIMEGKDPITGKQQFSYAETPKTFWLAADTKDQRSGLLPFGWLLVEVQPLDAPEHEWPELRELCETHLNTAREFAAKRREQAEAMAKARAEAEAKRQEEEEKERRKAEEEARLAQEKAERQARLAAMSADMQAVEAFRTFYLEQKAKGRYQPGGLFDEKRRAIVTCALQWQDSDARRALATLLRQTVKEWTDWPNKKERKAELRGWLEQLENSSNWVDLH encoded by the coding sequence ATGAGCACCTTCGCCAGTTATAGATTGCACATCACACCTTTGTCGCCCGTCCACATCGGCACCGGGGAAAGCTACGAACCCACCAATTATGTGATCGACGACGGCGTTCTTCATGAATTCGATACCGGCGCCGCGATGGCTGCGTTTTCCGCCGAGGATCGGAAGGAATTGCTCACGATAGCCAATCGCAAGCCCAACGAAGACATGATCAAGAGTCTTCAGAGTTTCTTCTACCAACGCAGGAACATTCTGAAAGCTTGGGCGGTGAATGCCATCCCCGTACTGCCCGGAGTAGCGCAATTGTACGCGGCGCGGGTCGGGCAGACTGCCAACCGAGAGGCCAACGGCAAACAGGTACTGAACCGGCTGGAAATCGACCGTACCGGATACAACCCCATTACCCGCAAGCCGATTCTGTTCGGATCATCGCTGAAAGGCGCGATTCGAACAGCGTTGTTGAATCGAGAAAATAACGAACAACCCGCTGCGGAGAAAAAAGGCTTACATCCATTCCAGGGGAGGCTGTTTCGTTATTACGACGCTGAGAACGGAAAGCTTTACTTGGAACGCGATCCGATGCGCCTATTCCAGATATCCGACGCTCATTGGAAACAGGAACCCGATTTACCCGCCGCTCAGATACATCTAGCCGTCAATCGCAAAAGAGCCGCAGTTGTCGACGAAAAAGGCCAGCTCCGGGAATCGATGGCGGAGAAGAAACAGCTTTATCAGATACTCGAATGTGTTCCTGCTTGGTATTACCGGGCTTTCACCGCGCAAATAAACCTTCGAGACGTAAACAGCCTCGGCGATTTACAAAACCTACCCAATCGGAACCTGCGCTACTCCATGCAAACGATAGCCGGCAGTTGCAACGCCTTTTACCAAGACATCCTTACTGCGGAAATAAAGCAGTTGAACGAGCGAGGCTATCTGTCCACACATTGGGCGCAGGGTGTACTGCGCGTATTCGAAGTGGCCAAAGACAAGCTTCGGCGCGGCGAGGCCTTCCTTCTTCGCGTGGGCCGCCACTCCGGAGCTGAATCTGTCACTGTCAGTGGGACGAGAAACATAAGGATCATGGAAGGCAAAGATCCTATAACCGGTAAACAGCAGTTCAGCTATGCCGAAACTCCGAAAACGTTCTGGCTCGCCGCCGATACAAAGGATCAGCGATCCGGCCTGCTGCCCTTCGGCTGGCTGCTGGTGGAAGTCCAGCCGCTGGATGCGCCGGAACATGAATGGCCCGAACTGCGAGAGCTTTGCGAAACCCATTTGAATACGGCCCGCGAGTTCGCCGCGAAACGCAGGGAGCAGGCGGAAGCCATGGCGAAAGCGCGCGCCGAAGCCGAGGCGAAGCGGCAGGAGGAAGAGGAAAAAGAACGCCGCAAGGCGGAGGAAGAGGCTCGTCTCGCTCAAGAAAAAGCGGAGCGGCAGGCGCGATTGGCCGCCATGTCGGCAGACATGCAAGCCGTGGAAGCATTTCGGACGTTCTACCTGGAACAAAAAGCAAAAGGACGCTACCAACCCGGTGGTCTATTCGACGAAAAACGCCGGGCTATCGTTACCTGCGCCTTGCAATGGCAAGACAGCGACGCCCGCCGTGCCTTGGCGACGCTGCTTCGCCAAACCGTCAAGGAATGGACCGACTGGCCCAATAAGAAGGAACGCAAAGCCGAACTGAGGGGGTGGCTGGAACAATTGGAGAATAGCTCAAACTGGGTGGACCTCCACTGA